One segment of Streptomyces sp. XD-27 DNA contains the following:
- a CDS encoding DUF5107 domain-containing protein → MATSVRRTVLTLPAAPLGPENPLPALRPLDEVHRVGDDARAALPAEAARQIGYGRLRSVLPVRLRDGYGRRRAPCDLDAIVIENDRLRATVLPGLGGRIHSLHHKPTDRELLYRNPVFQPADFALNGAWFSGGIEWNIGATGHGALSCAPLHAARVAAPDGGEMVRLWEWERLRDLPFQVDLWLPDGSDFLHVGVRIRNPHDHRVPVYWWSNTAVPETGRTRVLVPADAAWHFGYRRDLRHVPVPEWGGADVTYPLRGEHAADYFYEVPDTARRWIAAVDGDGHGLVQTSTDLLRGRKLFAWGAGAGGRHWQRWLTEPGTGGYAEIQAGLARTQLEHLPLEAGQELSWLEAYGPVSADPAAVHGADWAAARAAVEVRLAADLPRAAVDAAYAAWLPCADNEPKETLATGSGWGALEAERAGFDLPGTPFDPATQGAEQEPWRALLRTGALPEWTAPTGPGASLVAPPWRELLETAPSGAAADFHLGVAQWHAGDRAQAARSWERSLLHAETPWTLRCLAVADAASGHTERAADRLLRAVRLVLDGALYDDAAPYDAPSPPAAAAGPYDVALEAALAREAVGALLAADRAADAGAVLDALRPAVRDRGRFRLLRAQVLLARGDAPAARALLDAGIEVADLREGDESLSDTWFATAERLVAGPGGAVTEEVRQRARAAHPLPEAYEYRMRPGGPAAEGRVAGGQAACRSTYSKTDPSG, encoded by the coding sequence GTGGCCACGAGTGTGCGACGTACCGTGCTGACCCTCCCCGCCGCCCCGCTCGGGCCGGAGAACCCGCTGCCCGCCCTGCGGCCCCTGGACGAGGTGCACCGGGTCGGCGACGACGCACGCGCCGCGCTCCCCGCCGAGGCGGCCCGGCAGATCGGCTACGGGCGGCTGCGGTCGGTGCTGCCGGTGCGGCTGCGCGACGGGTACGGGCGGCGCCGCGCCCCCTGCGACCTCGACGCGATCGTCATCGAGAACGACCGGCTGCGCGCCACCGTGCTGCCCGGACTCGGCGGCCGGATCCACTCCCTCCACCACAAGCCGACCGACCGCGAACTCCTCTACCGCAACCCGGTGTTCCAGCCCGCGGACTTCGCGCTGAACGGCGCCTGGTTCTCCGGCGGCATCGAGTGGAACATCGGCGCCACCGGCCACGGCGCGCTGTCCTGCGCCCCGCTGCACGCCGCCCGGGTGGCCGCCCCCGACGGCGGGGAGATGGTGCGGCTGTGGGAGTGGGAGCGGCTGCGGGACCTGCCCTTCCAGGTCGATCTGTGGCTGCCGGACGGCTCCGACTTCCTCCATGTCGGCGTACGGATCCGCAATCCGCACGACCACCGGGTGCCCGTCTACTGGTGGTCCAACACCGCCGTCCCGGAGACCGGGCGCACCCGCGTGCTCGTGCCCGCCGACGCCGCCTGGCACTTCGGCTACCGCCGCGACCTGCGCCACGTGCCCGTACCGGAGTGGGGCGGCGCCGACGTCACGTACCCGCTGCGCGGCGAGCACGCCGCCGACTACTTCTACGAGGTGCCCGACACCGCCCGCCGCTGGATCGCGGCGGTCGACGGCGACGGGCACGGCCTCGTCCAGACCTCCACCGACCTGCTGCGCGGCCGCAAGCTCTTCGCCTGGGGCGCGGGAGCGGGCGGCCGCCACTGGCAACGCTGGCTCACCGAGCCGGGCACCGGCGGCTACGCCGAGATCCAGGCCGGGCTCGCCCGCACCCAGCTGGAGCACCTTCCGCTGGAGGCCGGTCAGGAGCTGAGCTGGCTGGAGGCGTACGGCCCGGTGTCCGCCGACCCGGCCGCCGTGCACGGCGCCGACTGGGCGGCGGCCCGCGCGGCCGTCGAGGTCCGGCTCGCTGCGGACCTGCCGCGCGCCGCGGTCGACGCGGCGTACGCCGCCTGGCTGCCGTGCGCCGACAACGAGCCCAAGGAGACGCTGGCGACCGGCTCCGGCTGGGGCGCCCTGGAGGCCGAGCGCGCCGGGTTCGACCTGCCGGGCACCCCGTTCGACCCGGCCACCCAGGGCGCCGAGCAGGAGCCCTGGCGGGCCCTGCTGCGCACCGGCGCGCTGCCGGAATGGACGGCGCCGACCGGACCCGGCGCGTCGCTGGTCGCACCGCCCTGGCGCGAGCTGCTGGAGACCGCGCCGTCCGGCGCCGCCGCCGACTTCCACCTGGGGGTCGCGCAGTGGCACGCGGGCGACCGGGCGCAGGCCGCGCGCAGCTGGGAGCGATCGCTGCTGCACGCCGAGACGCCGTGGACGCTGCGCTGCCTGGCCGTCGCGGACGCCGCCTCGGGGCACACCGAGCGCGCGGCGGACCGGCTGCTGCGCGCCGTACGGCTGGTGCTGGACGGGGCCCTGTACGACGACGCGGCACCGTATGACGCCCCGTCACCGCCCGCTGCCGCAGCGGGGCCTTACGACGTCGCGTTGGAGGCGGCCCTGGCGCGTGAGGCGGTCGGCGCGCTGCTGGCCGCGGACCGCGCCGCCGACGCCGGGGCCGTCCTCGACGCGCTGCGGCCCGCCGTGCGCGACCGCGGCAGGTTCCGGCTGCTCCGCGCCCAGGTGCTGCTGGCGCGCGGCGACGCGCCCGCCGCCCGCGCGCTGCTCGACGCCGGCATCGAGGTGGCCGACCTGCGCGAGGGCGACGAGTCCCTGAGCGACACCTGGTTCGCGACGGCCGAGCGGCTCGTCGCGGGGCCGGGCGGAGCGGTCACCGAGGAGGTACGGCAGCGGGCGCGCGCCGCGCACCCGCTGCCGGAGGCCTACGAGTACCGGATGCGGCCGGGCGGTCCGGCCGCGGAGGGTCGGGTCGCGGGCGGTCAGGCCGCCTGCCGGTCGACGTATTCGAAGACCGACCCGTCCGGGTGA
- a CDS encoding VOC family protein, protein MDILGTSLRVCVADLDEAITVYERLTGAEALRFQRGGVAVAAVGCFFLMSGPEAELSILRKVTATLAVKDVDEAVADLRAVGAEIIAGPLPTPIGRNLVARHPDGSVFEYVDRQAA, encoded by the coding sequence ATGGACATTCTGGGGACATCACTGCGGGTGTGCGTAGCCGATCTCGACGAGGCGATCACCGTCTACGAACGGCTGACCGGGGCCGAGGCGCTGCGCTTCCAGCGGGGCGGGGTCGCGGTGGCGGCGGTCGGCTGCTTCTTCCTCATGAGCGGCCCCGAGGCGGAGCTGTCGATCCTGCGGAAGGTCACGGCGACGCTCGCGGTGAAGGACGTGGACGAGGCCGTGGCCGATCTGCGGGCCGTGGGCGCGGAGATCATCGCCGGGCCCCTGCCCACGCCCATCGGCCGCAACCTGGTCGCCCGTCACCCGGACGGGTCGGTCTTCGAATACGTCGACCGGCAGGCGGCCTGA
- a CDS encoding class I SAM-dependent methyltransferase, with translation MPKDTAVYTHGHHESVLRSHTWRTAANSAAYLLPELEPHMRVLDIGCGPGTITADLAELVPQGHVTAVDAAPGVLEQARAVAAERGLANLDFAVADIHDLDFPDDSFSVVHAHQVLQHVGDPVRALREMYRVCRPGGVVTARDADYAAMTWYPDVPGMARWQELYGRVARANGGEPDAGRRLLSWARRAGFTDVTATAAVWCFAAPEDRSWWSGMWADRTVASSYARMAVDGGHATDRELADIADAWRAWGAREDGWFTVPHGEILCRKPVPSAG, from the coding sequence ATGCCGAAGGACACCGCCGTCTACACCCACGGGCACCACGAGTCGGTGCTGCGCTCGCACACCTGGCGTACGGCCGCGAACTCCGCGGCCTACCTGCTGCCGGAGCTGGAGCCGCACATGCGGGTCCTGGACATCGGGTGCGGGCCCGGCACGATCACCGCGGACCTCGCCGAGCTGGTCCCCCAGGGGCATGTCACGGCGGTCGACGCCGCCCCCGGCGTGCTGGAGCAGGCGCGTGCGGTCGCGGCCGAGCGCGGCCTGGCCAACCTCGACTTCGCCGTGGCCGACATCCACGACCTGGACTTCCCCGACGACTCGTTCTCCGTCGTCCACGCGCATCAGGTGCTCCAGCACGTCGGCGACCCGGTCCGCGCGCTGCGCGAGATGTACCGGGTGTGCCGCCCCGGCGGCGTCGTCACGGCCCGCGACGCCGACTACGCGGCGATGACCTGGTACCCGGACGTGCCCGGCATGGCGCGCTGGCAGGAGCTGTACGGGCGGGTCGCGCGGGCCAACGGCGGCGAGCCAGACGCCGGCCGGCGGCTGCTGTCCTGGGCCCGGCGGGCCGGGTTCACCGACGTGACGGCCACCGCCGCCGTCTGGTGCTTCGCCGCCCCGGAGGACCGGTCGTGGTGGAGCGGCATGTGGGCGGACCGCACCGTCGCCTCCTCGTACGCGCGGATGGCGGTGGACGGCGGGCACGCCACGGACCGGGAGCTGGCGGACATCGCGGACGCCTGGCGGGCGTGGGGCGCCCGGGAGGACGGCTGGTTCACCGTCCCGCACGGCGAGATCCTGTGCCGCAAGCCGGTCCCCTCCGCGGGCTGA
- a CDS encoding DUF2795 domain-containing protein: protein MQRGSDRVSAHKDDELKHELDGLLRSGHPTRAEEWHDPNPEPAADDDPTATFGPLPRRGSRGEYEAMRFEIARHLARTAFPGKRGELLRTLHERHAPDRVIALVESLPPDRTYRTVEDVASHVRVPEY from the coding sequence ATGCAGCGAGGCAGCGACCGGGTGAGTGCGCACAAGGACGACGAGCTGAAGCACGAGCTGGACGGGCTCCTGCGCTCCGGGCACCCCACGCGGGCCGAGGAGTGGCACGACCCCAACCCCGAGCCCGCCGCGGACGACGATCCGACGGCGACCTTCGGCCCCCTGCCGCGCCGCGGCTCCCGCGGCGAGTACGAGGCGATGCGCTTCGAGATCGCCCGCCACCTGGCGCGGACCGCGTTCCCGGGCAAGCGCGGGGAGCTGCTGCGCACCCTGCACGAACGGCACGCCCCGGACCGGGTGATCGCGCTGGTGGAGTCGCTGCCGCCGGACCGCACCTACCGCACGGTCGAGGATGTCGCCTCGCACGTGCGGGTGCCCGAGTACTGA
- a CDS encoding TIGR03086 family metal-binding protein, with the protein MADRSAKNPLLTRHGEALDLFTDRVHAIRPDQWDAPTPCTEWSVRDLVNHLTAEQLWVPPLVRDGSTIEEQGDAFDGDVLGDDPVAAWDRAAAEARAAFAAPGAIERTVRLSYGDTPASDYCAQMISDAVVHAWDLSRGIGADERLPAALVDFTVREVTPYAADLEKSGLFASPVEPPAGADVQTKLLALLGRRV; encoded by the coding sequence ATGGCTGACCGCAGCGCCAAGAACCCGCTTCTGACCCGGCACGGCGAGGCGCTGGACCTGTTCACCGACCGGGTCCACGCGATCCGCCCGGACCAGTGGGACGCTCCGACGCCGTGCACCGAATGGTCCGTCCGCGACCTGGTGAACCACCTGACCGCCGAGCAGCTGTGGGTGCCGCCGCTGGTGCGCGACGGGTCGACCATCGAGGAGCAGGGCGACGCCTTCGACGGGGACGTGCTGGGCGACGACCCGGTCGCCGCCTGGGATCGCGCCGCCGCCGAGGCGCGCGCCGCGTTCGCTGCCCCCGGCGCCATCGAGCGGACCGTCCGTCTGTCGTACGGCGACACCCCCGCGTCCGACTACTGCGCGCAGATGATCAGCGACGCCGTGGTGCACGCCTGGGACCTGTCGCGGGGCATCGGCGCGGACGAGCGGCTCCCCGCCGCCCTGGTCGACTTCACGGTCCGGGAGGTCACGCCGTACGCCGCCGACCTGGAGAAGAGCGGGCTGTTCGCGTCCCCCGTGGAACCGCCGGCGGGGGCCGACGTCCAGACCAAGCTGCTGGCCCTGCTGGGCCGCCGGGTCTGA
- a CDS encoding type 1 glutamine amidotransferase domain-containing protein: protein MKVAFLVAPKGVEQMELIRPWDAVRSHGGDPYLVSTKPGTVQAFRHLDPAEAYEVDRVVGETSARDYDALALPGGVANPDALRMDARAVRLVKEFFDAGKPVAAICHAPWMLVEADVVRGRTLTSWPSLRTDIRNAGGTWVDEQVVVCERGPNTLITSRKPADLPAFCETLVHVFSRAAQTAQSVL from the coding sequence ATGAAGGTGGCGTTTCTCGTCGCGCCGAAAGGCGTGGAGCAGATGGAGCTGATCCGGCCGTGGGACGCGGTCCGCAGCCACGGCGGCGACCCTTACCTGGTCTCCACCAAGCCGGGCACGGTCCAGGCGTTCCGCCACCTCGACCCGGCCGAGGCGTACGAGGTCGACCGGGTCGTCGGCGAGACGTCGGCGCGGGACTACGACGCGCTGGCGCTGCCGGGCGGGGTCGCCAACCCCGACGCTCTGCGGATGGACGCGCGGGCCGTCCGCCTCGTGAAGGAGTTCTTCGACGCGGGCAAGCCCGTCGCGGCGATCTGCCACGCGCCGTGGATGCTCGTGGAGGCCGACGTGGTGCGCGGCCGGACCCTCACCTCGTGGCCGAGCCTGCGCACCGACATCCGCAACGCGGGCGGTACGTGGGTGGACGAGCAGGTCGTGGTCTGCGAGCGCGGGCCCAACACTCTGATCACCAGCCGGAAACCGGCGGATCTGCCGGCGTTCTGCGAGACCTTGGTCCACGTGTTCTCCAGGGCCGCGCAGACGGCGCAGTCGGTGCTGTGA
- a CDS encoding aminotransferase class I/II-fold pyridoxal phosphate-dependent enzyme — translation MTKQRQRPAPAAADPHGGLPVLPELAAHFAAAAADTAPEPSGGGPRLRAAACGYWSRRGLWTHQDHVVAAPGAQPLLLALLAAAGGDVLLSRPCAAWYAPLARLAGRPAYHAPAPAECGGVPDPFALLETVRRVRAEGGAPRVLVLSVADDPTGTVAPPELLHEVCEAAVGEGLLVVSDETWRDTLHDPHDTVLVSPAEMLPEHVIVLADLAGGHAPTGWPAAVARFPATGRGMELRDRVLTTIGALRADLPAPVAAAAAYALTEPDPARERARAAARAYGAVATAAHDALTGVGVLCLPPHAGRHLYADLSELREALGTRGITDSVELADHLTRRLGWPVSGGDRFGDAPHTLCVRLTTPPLLGADDEEREQALQAGDPLELTRVADALNRFAEVFRELARPSGGIP, via the coding sequence GTGACGAAGCAGCGGCAGCGGCCCGCTCCGGCCGCGGCGGACCCGCACGGCGGTCTGCCGGTGCTCCCGGAACTCGCCGCACACTTCGCGGCGGCCGCCGCCGACACCGCGCCGGAGCCCTCCGGCGGCGGCCCGCGGCTGCGCGCCGCCGCCTGCGGCTACTGGTCGCGGCGCGGGCTGTGGACCCACCAGGACCACGTCGTGGCCGCCCCCGGCGCGCAGCCGCTGCTGCTGGCGCTGCTCGCGGCGGCCGGCGGCGACGTGCTGCTCAGCCGCCCCTGCGCCGCCTGGTACGCGCCGCTGGCCCGGCTCGCCGGACGCCCGGCCTACCACGCCCCGGCGCCCGCCGAGTGCGGCGGCGTCCCGGACCCGTTCGCGCTGCTGGAGACCGTCCGCCGGGTGCGCGCCGAGGGCGGCGCGCCCCGCGTCCTGGTGCTCTCCGTCGCCGACGACCCGACCGGCACCGTCGCCCCGCCCGAGCTGCTGCACGAGGTGTGCGAGGCGGCGGTGGGGGAGGGGCTGCTGGTCGTGAGCGACGAGACCTGGCGGGACACCCTGCACGACCCGCACGACACGGTCCTGGTCAGCCCCGCCGAGATGCTCCCCGAGCACGTCATCGTGCTCGCCGACCTCGCCGGCGGCCACGCCCCCACCGGCTGGCCCGCCGCCGTCGCGCGCTTCCCCGCCACCGGCCGCGGCATGGAGCTGCGCGACCGGGTGCTGACCACGATCGGCGCGCTGCGCGCCGACCTGCCCGCGCCGGTGGCCGCCGCGGCCGCGTACGCCCTCACCGAACCGGATCCCGCACGGGAGCGCGCGCGGGCGGCGGCCCGGGCGTACGGGGCCGTCGCCACGGCGGCGCACGACGCGCTCACCGGGGTCGGGGTGCTCTGCCTGCCCCCGCATGCCGGGCGCCATCTGTACGCGGACCTGTCCGAGCTGCGCGAGGCGCTCGGTACCCGGGGCATCACCGACTCGGTGGAGCTGGCGGACCATCTCACCCGGCGGCTCGGGTGGCCGGTGTCCGGCGGCGACCGGTTCGGCGACGCCCCGCACACCTTGTGCGTACGGCTGACGACACCGCCGCTGCTGGGAGCGGACGACGAGGAGCGGGAGCAGGCCCTCCAGGCGGGGGACCCGCTCGAACTCACCCGGGTGGCCGACGCGTTGAACCGGTTCGCGGAGGTCTTCCGGGAGCTCGCGCGCCCGTCCGGGGGCATCCCGTAG
- a CDS encoding right-handed parallel beta-helix repeat-containing protein yields the protein MVNKEGAALNTRGTIVRGNHLTGNRIGVTIRRLRRMTVEGNSVSGNCGGVFVVSDESRPRAGALSIRGNDVSRNNKYCRPNARLPFIQGTGILLTGAEETWVAGNRVRGNVGKSPMSGGIVLYPSVVGAINARNTIFRNEVMGNKPADIIDKDRGPGNRVRGNHCDHSVPEGWCCKQ from the coding sequence GTGGTCAACAAGGAGGGCGCGGCCCTCAACACCAGGGGCACCATCGTCCGCGGCAACCATCTGACCGGGAACCGGATCGGGGTGACCATCCGGCGGTTGCGGAGGATGACGGTCGAGGGCAACTCCGTCAGCGGCAACTGCGGCGGGGTGTTCGTGGTCAGCGACGAGTCGAGGCCGCGCGCCGGAGCCCTGTCCATCCGGGGCAACGACGTCTCCCGCAACAACAAGTACTGCCGGCCGAACGCCCGCCTCCCCTTCATCCAGGGCACCGGCATCCTGCTCACCGGCGCCGAGGAGACCTGGGTGGCGGGCAACCGGGTGCGCGGCAACGTCGGGAAGTCGCCGATGTCCGGCGGCATCGTGCTGTACCCGAGCGTCGTGGGCGCCATCAACGCCCGCAACACCATCTTCCGCAACGAGGTCATGGGCAACAAGCCCGCCGACATCATCGACAAGGACCGCGGACCCGGGAACAGGGTCAGGGGCAACCACTGCGACCACTCCGTACCCGAGGGGTGGTGCTGCAAGCAGTGA
- a CDS encoding methyltransferase, with protein MELREIVFGAARAAAVRAAARLGVADVLGEDPATAGELAVALDAEPRALRRLLRALSCHGVFAETPDGRFRHTEMSRLLREDAPNSLRHISLWCTEPWTWQAWPLLTEAVRSGGHVFDTLYGKDFFSYLHHDAAESAQVFDRAMTASSRQSAEDVADLLDLSGVRHVADIGGGQGHVLASLLERNRVIRGTLLDLPEVVAQADPRLREGGALADRVRLVPGDARSRVPAGADLYIIKNILEWDDDSTRRTLRNVVAAARPGARVVVIENLVDDSPSMKFTTAMDLLLLLNVGGRKHTKESLVAHMTEAGLDVGEIQPVNAYLHAFHGSV; from the coding sequence ATGGAACTGCGGGAGATCGTCTTCGGCGCGGCGCGCGCCGCAGCGGTGCGCGCCGCCGCCCGGCTGGGGGTGGCGGACGTCCTGGGCGAGGACCCCGCCACCGCCGGGGAACTGGCCGTCGCGCTGGACGCCGAGCCGCGGGCGCTGCGCCGGCTGCTGCGCGCGCTGTCCTGCCACGGCGTCTTCGCCGAGACCCCGGACGGCCGGTTCCGGCACACCGAGATGTCCCGGCTGCTGCGCGAGGACGCGCCGAACAGCCTGCGCCACATCTCGCTGTGGTGCACCGAGCCGTGGACCTGGCAGGCGTGGCCGCTGCTCACCGAGGCCGTCCGGTCCGGCGGCCACGTCTTCGACACGCTGTACGGCAAGGACTTCTTCAGCTACCTGCACCACGACGCGGCGGAGTCGGCCCAGGTCTTCGACCGGGCCATGACCGCCTCCAGCAGGCAGTCCGCCGAGGACGTCGCCGATCTCCTCGACCTGTCCGGGGTGCGGCACGTCGCCGACATCGGCGGCGGCCAGGGCCATGTGCTGGCGAGCCTGCTGGAGCGGAACCGGGTGATCCGCGGCACCCTGCTGGACCTGCCCGAGGTCGTCGCCCAGGCCGACCCGCGGCTGCGGGAGGGCGGCGCGCTCGCCGACCGGGTCCGGCTGGTCCCCGGCGACGCCCGCAGCCGGGTCCCGGCCGGCGCCGACCTGTACATCATCAAGAACATCCTGGAGTGGGACGACGACAGCACGCGCCGCACGCTGCGCAACGTGGTCGCCGCCGCCCGGCCCGGCGCCCGGGTGGTGGTCATCGAGAACCTCGTCGACGACAGCCCGTCGATGAAGTTCACCACCGCCATGGACCTGCTGCTGCTCCTGAACGTGGGAGGGCGCAAGCACACCAAGGAGAGCCTGGTGGCGCACATGACGGAAGCCGGGCTGGACGTCGGGGAGATCCAGCCCGTCAACGCGTATCTGCACGCGTTCCACGGCTCCGTCTGA
- a CDS encoding class F sortase yields the protein MGRSQDPAQDAGPAPGPQGADGGSRALRWAAAAALLGALLIYNHVDAPSEATAPRPAPAPAASPPPAPETPGIPRHGPALPRSAPVRLAIPSIGVNAPFTELTLDGAGRLNAPPADDGNLVGWFREGASPGEPGNAIVAGHVDTRTGPAVFWPLASLKPKEKVTVTRADGIEATFTVDGVETYPKNAFPDEKVYGETEDAQLRLITCGGSYDHAARDYTANVVVFAHLDSFTWA from the coding sequence ATGGGCAGAAGTCAGGACCCCGCACAGGACGCGGGCCCGGCGCCGGGCCCGCAGGGCGCCGACGGCGGCTCCCGCGCCCTCCGCTGGGCCGCGGCGGCGGCCCTCCTCGGCGCGCTCTTGATCTACAACCACGTCGACGCGCCCTCCGAGGCGACCGCGCCGCGGCCCGCGCCGGCGCCCGCGGCGTCCCCGCCGCCGGCGCCGGAGACACCGGGCATACCCCGGCACGGGCCCGCCCTGCCGCGTTCCGCGCCGGTCCGCCTGGCGATCCCCTCGATCGGGGTGAACGCCCCGTTCACCGAGCTGACCCTGGACGGCGCGGGACGGCTCAACGCGCCGCCCGCCGACGACGGCAACCTCGTCGGCTGGTTCCGCGAGGGGGCGTCACCCGGCGAGCCCGGCAACGCGATCGTCGCCGGGCATGTGGACACCCGGACCGGCCCCGCGGTCTTCTGGCCGCTCGCCTCCCTCAAGCCGAAGGAGAAGGTCACCGTCACCCGTGCCGACGGCATCGAGGCGACCTTCACGGTGGACGGCGTCGAGACGTACCCCAAGAACGCCTTCCCGGACGAGAAGGTCTACGGAGAGACCGAGGACGCCCAGTTGCGGCTGATCACCTGCGGCGGCAGCTACGACCACGCCGCCCGGGACTACACCGCCAACGTGGTCGTCTTCGCCCACCTGGACTCGTTCACGTGGGCCTGA
- a CDS encoding acetyl/propionyl/methylcrotonyl-CoA carboxylase subunit alpha, translating to MFSTVLVANRGEIAVRVIRACRELGVRTVAVYSTADRDSSVVRLADEAVHIGPPQAKGSYLSVPAIVESALRTGAQAIHPGYGFLSEDPDFAEVCEAHGIAFIGPSPRVMQQLGDKAAARALMAEAGLPVLPGSTGAVASAAEAKEIARRTGYPVILKAVAGGGGRGMAVVREPGGLVHAFERTRAHARAVFGDERLYLERFVEDARHIEVQVIGDGQGTTIHLGERDCSVQRRHQKIVEEAPAPNLPVAVRDALCAAAVRGAEAVGYVGAGTFEFVLAPSMDFHLMEINCRLQVEHPVTEMITGVDIVREQLLIAAGQRLSLRQEDVVRRGVAVECRVNAEDPERDFSPAPGRLTEFVTPGGPFVRVDTHAYPGFLVGPHYDSLLAKTVVWAPDREQALARMDRALGEFRVGGEGVRTTVGFLRRTLARPEFRSATHTTGLIGA from the coding sequence GTGTTCTCCACGGTGCTGGTGGCCAACCGGGGCGAGATCGCCGTGCGCGTGATCCGCGCCTGCCGTGAGCTGGGGGTGCGGACGGTCGCGGTGTACTCCACGGCGGACCGCGACTCGTCGGTCGTACGGCTGGCGGACGAGGCCGTCCACATCGGCCCGCCGCAGGCCAAGGGCAGCTATCTGAGCGTGCCCGCGATCGTGGAGTCGGCGCTGCGCACCGGGGCGCAGGCGATCCATCCCGGCTACGGCTTCCTGTCGGAGGACCCGGACTTCGCGGAGGTCTGCGAGGCCCATGGGATCGCCTTCATCGGCCCGTCGCCGCGGGTGATGCAGCAGTTGGGCGACAAGGCGGCGGCACGGGCGCTGATGGCGGAGGCGGGGCTGCCGGTGCTGCCCGGGAGCACCGGCGCGGTGGCCTCGGCGGCCGAGGCCAAGGAGATCGCGCGGCGCACCGGCTATCCGGTGATCCTCAAGGCGGTGGCCGGCGGCGGCGGCCGCGGCATGGCCGTGGTGCGCGAGCCGGGCGGTCTGGTGCACGCCTTCGAGCGCACCCGCGCGCACGCCCGCGCGGTCTTCGGCGACGAGCGGCTGTATCTGGAGCGGTTCGTGGAGGACGCCCGGCACATCGAGGTCCAGGTGATCGGCGACGGGCAGGGCACCACGATCCACCTGGGCGAGCGCGACTGCTCGGTGCAGCGGCGGCACCAGAAGATCGTGGAGGAGGCCCCGGCCCCGAACCTGCCCGTGGCGGTGCGGGACGCGCTGTGCGCGGCGGCCGTGCGGGGCGCGGAGGCGGTCGGCTACGTCGGCGCGGGCACCTTCGAGTTCGTGCTGGCGCCGTCCATGGACTTCCACCTGATGGAGATCAACTGCCGGCTCCAGGTCGAGCATCCGGTCACCGAGATGATCACCGGCGTCGACATCGTGCGCGAGCAGCTCCTGATCGCCGCCGGGCAGCGGCTGTCGCTGCGTCAGGAGGACGTGGTGCGGCGCGGCGTGGCCGTGGAGTGCCGGGTCAACGCCGAGGACCCGGAGCGGGACTTCAGCCCGGCGCCGGGCCGGCTGACGGAGTTCGTCACCCCCGGCGGTCCGTTCGTGCGCGTCGACACGCACGCCTACCCGGGCTTCCTGGTGGGACCGCATTACGACTCGCTGCTGGCCAAGACCGTGGTGTGGGCGCCGGACCGCGAACAGGCGCTGGCCCGTATGGACCGGGCGCTGGGCGAGTTCCGGGTCGGCGGCGAGGGGGTGCGGACCACGGTGGGCTTCCTGCGGCGCACGCTCGCCCGCCCGGAGTTCCGGTCCGCCACCCACACCACCGGCCTCATCGGCGCCTGA
- a CDS encoding biotin/lipoyl-containing protein, translating to MTSESTTQHEHQTEQHENGHVPGAAARVPLIQVSLESVCRTVAELAGSSAGPPRRVRVQHGQTTVEVEWADPEAGPTAAAPTRTGADTGMGAAAVRTAPEAVPTGAEAVRTGPEPGGPPEAGGHFVCAPTVGTFYRSPEPGAPPFVSVGDTVRAGQPVGILEVMKMMSRVEADTAGRVVEILASDGQPVEFQQRLVRLEPLPGDAGAAGRG from the coding sequence GTGACTTCGGAGAGCACCACCCAGCACGAGCATCAGACCGAGCAGCACGAGAACGGGCACGTACCCGGCGCGGCGGCCCGCGTGCCGCTCATCCAGGTCAGCCTGGAGTCGGTCTGCCGTACCGTCGCCGAGCTGGCCGGCTCCTCGGCCGGACCGCCGCGCCGGGTCAGGGTCCAGCACGGGCAGACGACCGTGGAGGTGGAGTGGGCCGATCCGGAGGCCGGTCCGACCGCGGCGGCTCCCACCCGTACCGGCGCGGATACGGGCATGGGGGCGGCCGCGGTCCGTACGGCGCCGGAGGCCGTCCCCACCGGCGCGGAGGCCGTCCGCACCGGCCCGGAGCCCGGCGGGCCGCCGGAGGCCGGGGGCCACTTCGTGTGCGCCCCGACCGTCGGCACGTTCTACCGCTCCCCCGAGCCCGGCGCGCCGCCGTTCGTCTCCGTCGGCGACACCGTACGGGCGGGTCAGCCGGTCGGGATCCTGGAGGTCATGAAGATGATGAGCCGGGTCGAGGCGGACACCGCCGGGCGGGTGGTGGAGATCCTGGCCTCGGACGGGCAGCCGGTGGAGTTCCAGCAGCGGCTGGTCCGGCTCGAACCGCTGCCCGGGGACGCGGGCGCGGCCGGCAGGGGGTGA